Proteins from a single region of Verrucosispora sp. NA02020:
- a CDS encoding helix-turn-helix transcriptional regulator: protein MAPKTARARRLGLALRHHREAAGLTLEAAADEINSTRSTLSRYENAQTLVSPATVRALLTLYGVKAEEVAAAVALAKDARKPGWWVSYSYLLDRRTIDFIALEAEATGIANFEPSVMPGLLQTADYIRAVMRGGPHTLSDNDVEERVHMRLDRQQRVFEQDPPIFDAILDEAALLRPVGDESAMQGQLNHLLKMSDLPNITVQVIPLSAGYHRGTRGSLHILEFADPEDPIIASVETVAGQMILDRPGDLRTCTKIMEHLRTVALSPADSRDLLVKTLKGR, encoded by the coding sequence ATGGCACCGAAGACCGCTCGCGCTCGCCGGTTGGGCCTCGCGCTGCGCCACCACCGGGAAGCCGCCGGCCTCACGTTGGAGGCCGCGGCGGACGAGATCAACAGCACCCGTAGCACGCTCTCCCGCTACGAGAACGCGCAGACACTGGTCAGCCCCGCCACCGTGCGGGCGCTGCTCACCCTCTACGGCGTCAAGGCCGAGGAGGTCGCCGCCGCCGTCGCGCTGGCCAAGGACGCGCGCAAGCCGGGCTGGTGGGTCTCGTACTCGTACCTGCTCGACCGGCGCACCATCGACTTCATCGCGTTGGAGGCCGAGGCCACCGGCATCGCCAACTTCGAGCCGTCGGTGATGCCGGGTCTGTTGCAGACGGCCGACTACATCCGCGCGGTGATGCGGGGCGGTCCGCACACGCTCAGCGACAACGACGTCGAGGAGCGGGTCCACATGCGGCTCGACCGGCAACAGCGGGTCTTCGAGCAGGATCCGCCGATCTTCGACGCGATCCTCGACGAGGCGGCGCTGCTGCGCCCCGTCGGCGACGAATCGGCCATGCAGGGGCAGCTCAACCATCTGCTCAAGATGAGCGATCTGCCGAACATCACCGTGCAGGTGATCCCGTTGTCCGCCGGCTACCACCGGGGCACCCGGGGGTCGTTGCACATCCTCGAGTTCGCCGACCCGGAGGACCCGATCATCGCCTCGGTGGAGACCGTCGCCGGCCAGATGATCCTGGATCGGCCCGGTGACCTGCGCACCTGCACCAAGATCATGGAACACCTGCGGACTGTCGCGCTCAGCCCGGCGGACAGCCGTGACCTACTCGTGAAGACCCTGAAGGGACGGTAA
- a CDS encoding D-alanine--D-alanine ligase family protein — MTTPGKTRVAIVFGGRSPEHGISCVSAGSVLAALDPDEFEVVPVGITRAGQWVLTNGDPAQLAISARRLPEITAQSGVDIVLRADPTGSGLLVLDPAEGPRALADVDVVFPVLHGSYGEDGTIQGMLEMAGIPYVGAKVFASAAAMDKEFTKKLCAAEGIPVGPYAVLRSGMTLSEAEKERLGLPVFVKPSRAGSSFGVSKVNDWADLETAIAAARQIDNKVLVEGAIVGREIECGVLEGEAGGMPEASVLAEVRVVGDYEFYDFEAKYIDAASACEYDLPADLPDRVTRQVRDYAVRAFEALDCAGLARADFFVTPELEVYLNEVNTMPGFTPTSMFPRMWAAAGLEYPKLIDRLIRTALTRGPGQY, encoded by the coding sequence GTGACCACCCCAGGCAAGACCCGCGTGGCGATCGTCTTCGGCGGCCGTAGCCCGGAACACGGCATCTCCTGCGTCAGCGCCGGAAGCGTGCTCGCCGCACTCGACCCCGACGAGTTCGAGGTGGTGCCGGTCGGCATCACCCGGGCCGGGCAGTGGGTGCTGACCAACGGCGACCCGGCCCAGCTGGCGATCAGCGCGCGCCGGCTGCCCGAGATCACCGCCCAGTCCGGTGTGGACATCGTGCTGCGCGCCGACCCGACCGGCAGCGGCCTGCTGGTGCTCGACCCGGCCGAGGGGCCCCGCGCGCTGGCCGATGTGGACGTGGTCTTCCCGGTGCTGCACGGCTCCTACGGCGAGGACGGCACCATCCAGGGCATGCTGGAGATGGCCGGCATCCCGTACGTCGGGGCGAAGGTGTTCGCCTCGGCCGCCGCCATGGACAAGGAGTTCACCAAGAAGCTCTGCGCCGCCGAGGGCATCCCGGTCGGCCCGTACGCGGTGCTGCGCAGCGGGATGACGCTCAGCGAGGCGGAGAAGGAACGGCTCGGCCTGCCGGTCTTCGTCAAGCCCTCCCGGGCCGGGTCCTCGTTCGGCGTCAGCAAGGTCAACGACTGGGCCGACCTGGAGACGGCGATCGCCGCCGCCCGGCAGATCGACAACAAGGTCCTGGTCGAAGGCGCCATCGTCGGACGCGAGATCGAGTGCGGCGTGCTGGAGGGCGAGGCCGGCGGCATGCCCGAGGCGTCCGTACTCGCCGAGGTGCGGGTGGTCGGCGACTACGAGTTCTACGACTTCGAGGCCAAGTACATCGACGCGGCGTCCGCCTGCGAGTACGACCTCCCCGCCGACCTGCCCGACCGGGTCACCCGGCAGGTACGCGACTACGCCGTCCGCGCCTTCGAGGCGCTGGACTGCGCCGGCCTGGCCCGGGCCGACTTCTTCGTCACCCCGGAGCTGGAGGTCTACCTCAACGAGGTCAACACGATGCCCGGCTTCACGCCGACGTCGATGTTCCCCCGGATGTGGGCGGCGGCCGGCCTGGAGTACCCGAAGCTGATCGACCGGCTGATCCGGACCGCGCTCACCCGCGGACCCGGGCAGTACTGA
- a CDS encoding DUF3515 domain-containing protein: MDETTRKPTDDDRTEGAKAPDRTNRSAALIATAVALPVALLVGAVAWANLPSSEPAATPTASPSTAAPRSTTPVEMAAPDLAERPTVVCRALLSQLPETVRDLPQRPVSAGPEQNAAYGDPALTVACGADRPAVARDAHLYLVNSVCWFAEEGPDATELTTVDRETEVTLRVPHFYGEALQWAAPISATIVESIPSADSKPTGCTA, encoded by the coding sequence GTGGACGAGACCACCAGGAAGCCCACCGACGACGACCGCACCGAGGGCGCGAAGGCGCCCGACCGCACGAACCGCTCCGCCGCGCTGATCGCCACCGCCGTGGCGTTGCCGGTGGCGCTGCTGGTGGGCGCCGTCGCCTGGGCCAACCTCCCGTCGAGTGAGCCGGCCGCCACGCCCACGGCGTCACCGAGCACCGCTGCTCCCCGGTCCACCACCCCAGTCGAGATGGCCGCTCCGGACCTGGCCGAACGACCGACCGTGGTGTGTCGCGCCCTGTTGTCGCAGTTGCCGGAGACGGTCCGCGACCTGCCGCAACGGCCGGTCTCGGCCGGTCCCGAGCAGAACGCCGCGTACGGTGATCCGGCGTTGACGGTGGCCTGCGGTGCCGATCGCCCCGCCGTGGCCCGCGACGCGCACCTCTACCTGGTCAACTCGGTCTGCTGGTTCGCGGAGGAGGGGCCGGACGCGACGGAGCTGACCACGGTCGACCGGGAGACGGAGGTGACCCTGCGGGTGCCGCACTTCTACGGCGAGGCGTTGCAGTGGGCCGCCCCGATCTCGGCGACCATCGTCGAGTCGATCCCGTCGGCCGACTCGAAGCCCACCGGCTGCACCGCCTGA
- a CDS encoding Lrp/AsnC ligand binding domain-containing protein, translating to MVQAYILIQTEVGRARDVAGLIADLAGVVRVDAVTGPYDVVVLTEANTVDELGKLIVSNVQMVPGITRTLTCSVVRL from the coding sequence GTGGTACAGGCGTACATCCTCATCCAGACAGAGGTCGGTCGGGCACGTGACGTGGCCGGTCTCATCGCGGATCTCGCCGGGGTGGTCCGGGTCGACGCCGTCACCGGGCCGTACGACGTGGTCGTGCTCACCGAGGCCAACACCGTCGATGAGCTCGGCAAGCTCATCGTCAGCAACGTGCAGATGGTGCCCGGCATCACCCGCACCCTGACCTGTTCAGTGGTGCGGCTGTAA
- a CDS encoding thiamine-phosphate kinase gives MSVAGVGEFGLIDRVTSRLSYGSTVLLGPGDDAAVVAAPDARVVASTDVLVEGRHFRRDWSGAYDIGRRAAAANLADVVAMGADPTALLVALCVPADADTDWVEQLADGLGAEAAEVGASVVGGDMSASPTLTIAVTALGDLGGRAPVTRSGARPGDLVALAGRTGYAAAGFTVLSRGFRTPRLLVEAYRRPEVPYPAGPQAARLGATAMIDVSDGLLADLGHVARASGVTVDLTRDAFEVPPQMRDAAQALGVDPYTWLLAGGDDHALVATFPPTTALPAEWRLVGRVEEGSGVTVDGRPFDGPGGWDHFR, from the coding sequence GTGAGCGTGGCGGGTGTCGGCGAGTTCGGGCTGATCGACCGGGTGACCTCCCGCCTGTCGTACGGCTCCACGGTGCTGCTCGGCCCCGGTGACGACGCGGCGGTGGTCGCCGCGCCCGACGCCCGGGTGGTCGCGTCGACGGACGTCCTGGTGGAGGGGCGGCACTTCCGCCGGGACTGGTCCGGCGCGTACGACATCGGGCGCCGGGCGGCGGCGGCGAATCTCGCGGACGTGGTGGCGATGGGTGCCGACCCGACCGCGCTGCTGGTGGCGCTCTGCGTACCGGCCGACGCGGACACCGACTGGGTGGAACAGCTCGCCGACGGGCTCGGTGCCGAGGCGGCCGAGGTGGGCGCCAGCGTGGTGGGCGGGGACATGTCCGCCAGTCCCACCCTGACCATCGCGGTCACCGCCCTGGGCGACCTGGGTGGTCGTGCCCCGGTGACCCGGAGCGGGGCGCGACCCGGGGACCTCGTCGCCCTGGCCGGTCGCACCGGGTACGCGGCGGCCGGATTCACCGTGCTCTCCCGAGGATTCCGGACGCCCCGGCTGCTCGTCGAGGCGTACCGCCGCCCGGAGGTGCCCTATCCGGCGGGACCGCAGGCCGCCCGGCTCGGCGCCACCGCGATGATCGACGTCTCCGACGGGCTCCTCGCCGACCTCGGGCACGTGGCGCGGGCCAGCGGGGTGACCGTCGACCTCACCCGGGACGCCTTCGAGGTGCCGCCGCAGATGCGGGACGCCGCGCAGGCGCTCGGCGTCGACCCGTACACCTGGTTGCTGGCCGGTGGCGACGACCACGCGTTGGTGGCGACGTTCCCGCCGACGACGGCGCTGCCCGCCGAATGGCGGTTGGTCGGCCGGGTCGAAGAGGGCTCCGGGGTGACCGTGGACGGGCGGCCGTTCGACGGTCCGGGCGGCTGGGATCACTTCCGGTGA
- a CDS encoding GNAT family N-acetyltransferase has translation MQQIEIHVVPFDSPVAQRLITAALADLGARYGGSGDETPVDPDEFVPPAGAFLVAHLDGQPVGCGGWRSHGDEGDTAELKRMYTAPQARGRGVARTVLTAIERSAREHGRKRLILECGDRQPEAIAMYTGAGYERIPNFGFYAAEPGCLSFGRTL, from the coding sequence GTGCAGCAGATCGAGATCCATGTGGTGCCCTTCGACTCCCCGGTCGCGCAGCGGTTGATCACCGCCGCGTTGGCCGACCTGGGCGCCCGGTACGGCGGCAGCGGCGACGAGACCCCGGTCGACCCCGACGAGTTCGTGCCCCCGGCCGGGGCGTTCCTGGTCGCTCACCTCGACGGGCAGCCGGTCGGTTGCGGCGGCTGGCGCAGTCACGGCGACGAGGGCGACACCGCCGAGCTGAAGCGGATGTACACCGCCCCGCAGGCCCGTGGCCGGGGGGTGGCCCGGACGGTGCTCACGGCCATCGAGCGCTCGGCCCGCGAGCACGGCCGTAAGCGGCTCATCCTGGAGTGCGGCGACCGGCAGCCCGAGGCGATCGCGATGTACACCGGTGCCGGTTACGAGCGGATCCCCAACTTCGGGTTCTACGCCGCCGAGCCCGGCTGTCTGTCCTTCGGCCGCACCCTCTGA
- a CDS encoding IS4 family transposase, translating to MEQSAITSTIRVAAGRFAPGHLGELTQQVPFEMVDAVLAEAGGVQSRVRDLPSRVVVYLLLAAGLFAEVGYRQVWARLVAGLDGLTVALPTSSALSQARRRVGDKPLVALFRLLSGPPAGAARWRGLLVCAIDGTSMFVPDTAANLTVYPRQAGSHGGSGYPMLRLVAVVACGTRAVIDAVFTPISTGELTCAGRLLGCLRPGMLLLADRGFAARQMIEQFASTGADLLIRDKDDRRLPVIRRHRDGSWLSVIGTMTVRVVDAEIVVSMNGKRHVGRYRLITTLTDQRRFPAMDLVTLYHHRWEIETTYLELKSTLRGGRVLRARTPNGISQEVHALLTTYQAVRLAMADATASRPTTNPDRASFTIAVHAARDQITQAAGVIAGTVIDLVGTIGRAILADLLPPRRTRISPRVVKRAISKHRAKGTIDRTNYHATININILETAALTTRPPP from the coding sequence TTGGAACAGTCTGCCATCACGTCCACGATCAGGGTGGCTGCGGGGCGGTTCGCGCCGGGCCATCTGGGTGAGTTGACGCAGCAGGTGCCGTTCGAGATGGTCGATGCCGTTCTGGCTGAGGCCGGTGGTGTGCAGTCGCGGGTGCGGGATCTGCCGTCGCGGGTGGTGGTGTATCTGCTGCTCGCGGCGGGGCTGTTCGCTGAGGTCGGTTACCGGCAGGTGTGGGCTCGGTTGGTCGCTGGGCTGGACGGGTTGACGGTGGCGCTGCCGACGTCTTCGGCGTTGTCGCAGGCTCGCCGTCGGGTCGGGGACAAGCCGCTGGTGGCGTTGTTCCGGTTGCTGTCGGGTCCGCCGGCGGGGGCCGCCCGGTGGCGGGGTCTGCTGGTGTGCGCGATCGACGGCACCAGCATGTTCGTGCCCGATACGGCGGCTAACCTGACGGTCTATCCGCGTCAGGCGGGCAGCCACGGTGGGTCGGGGTATCCGATGCTGCGGCTGGTCGCCGTCGTGGCGTGCGGCACCCGCGCTGTCATCGACGCGGTGTTCACCCCCATCAGCACTGGCGAACTCACGTGTGCGGGGCGTCTGTTGGGCTGCCTGCGCCCAGGCATGCTGCTGCTGGCCGACCGTGGGTTCGCCGCCCGTCAGATGATCGAACAGTTCGCCAGCACCGGCGCTGACCTGCTCATCCGCGACAAGGACGACCGGCGGCTGCCCGTCATCCGCCGCCATCGCGACGGGTCCTGGCTGTCTGTCATCGGCACGATGACGGTCCGGGTCGTTGACGCCGAGATCGTCGTGAGCATGAACGGTAAACGCCACGTCGGCCGGTACCGGCTGATCACCACCCTCACCGACCAGCGCCGCTTCCCGGCCATGGACCTGGTCACCCTCTACCACCACCGCTGGGAGATCGAGACGACATATCTGGAGTTGAAGTCCACCCTGCGGGGCGGACGGGTCCTACGAGCCCGAACCCCGAACGGGATCAGTCAAGAGGTCCACGCCCTGCTCACCACCTACCAAGCGGTCCGGCTGGCAATGGCTGACGCCACCGCCAGCCGGCCCACGACCAACCCCGACCGGGCCAGCTTCACCATCGCCGTCCACGCCGCCCGAGACCAGATCACCCAAGCCGCTGGTGTCATCGCCGGCACCGTCATCGACCTCGTCGGCACCATCGGCCGCGCAATCCTGGCCGACCTGCTACCCCCACGCCGCACCCGAATCAGCCCCCGCGTGGTCAAACGCGCGATCTCCAAACACCGCGCCAAAGGCACCATCGACCGCACCAACTACCACGCCACCATCAACATCAACATCCTCGAAACAGCAGCATTGACAACCCGCCCACCGCCCTAA
- the rpmB gene encoding 50S ribosomal protein L28, with protein sequence MASVCDVCGKGPGFGHNVSHSHRRTNRRWNPNIQSVRTPAGGGTTKKLKVCTSCIKAGKVARA encoded by the coding sequence GTGGCTAGCGTGTGCGACGTCTGTGGCAAGGGACCGGGCTTCGGCCACAACGTGTCCCACTCGCACCGGCGGACCAACCGCCGCTGGAACCCGAACATCCAGTCGGTGCGTACCCCCGCCGGTGGCGGCACGACCAAGAAGCTGAAGGTCTGCACGTCCTGCATCAAGGCGGGCAAGGTCGCCCGCGCCTGA
- a CDS encoding DAK2 domain-containing protein: MLDTLDAAAVRRWCASGLDTLKRHQREIDDLNVYPVPDGDTGTNLVLTLTSAQQALAMDLDTGADGTSTAHGHALRLLARGALLGARGNSGVILSQILRGLADALGPVPEVGGRELAVALRAASDAAYAAVARPEEGTLLTVASAAADAAERAADGELPTVTRAAASGAATALARTPEQLPALARAGVVDAGGRGFCLLLDALVEVVTGARPVTCTPTPRQVRPPAAARETTSTGYAYEVQFLLDADAEAVRRMRDELDALGDSLVVVGDGSPTGGTWQVHVHVDDIGAAIEAGVVAGRPYQISVTRFADQRAPGAAPAADRGPAADRGPAADSNRATGPGPASAGRGAVVVATGPGIAALLAGEGAVVVPGNPSTGELLDAVRATGAVRVVVLPNDPNAQAVANQVAVEAYRSGVKVSVVPTRSPVQALAALAVRDPGRRFEDDVIAMAEAAGACRHAEVCRAGRDALTVAGPCRAGDVLALVEGEVHLIGTDLVETSVALVDRMLGGGGELVTLLVGADAPDGLAEAVRTHIVGRWPFVEVHTYPGGQPHYPLLVGVE; the protein is encoded by the coding sequence GTGCTGGACACCCTCGATGCCGCCGCCGTGCGCCGCTGGTGTGCCAGCGGGCTGGACACGCTCAAGCGGCACCAGCGGGAGATCGACGACCTCAACGTCTATCCGGTGCCCGACGGCGACACCGGCACCAACCTGGTGCTCACCCTCACCTCGGCCCAGCAGGCCCTGGCGATGGATCTCGACACCGGGGCGGACGGCACCTCGACCGCGCACGGGCACGCCCTGCGGCTGCTGGCCCGGGGCGCCCTGCTCGGGGCCCGGGGGAACTCGGGCGTGATCCTGTCGCAGATCCTGCGGGGCCTCGCCGACGCGCTGGGCCCGGTGCCCGAGGTGGGCGGCCGGGAGCTGGCCGTCGCCCTGCGTGCGGCGAGCGACGCGGCGTACGCGGCGGTGGCCCGGCCGGAGGAGGGCACCCTGCTGACGGTGGCGTCCGCCGCCGCGGACGCCGCCGAACGGGCCGCCGACGGCGAACTGCCCACCGTGACGCGAGCCGCCGCGTCCGGCGCGGCCACGGCCCTGGCCCGTACGCCCGAGCAACTGCCGGCGCTGGCCCGGGCCGGTGTGGTCGACGCCGGTGGGCGGGGGTTCTGCCTGCTGCTGGACGCACTGGTCGAGGTGGTCACCGGGGCGCGTCCGGTGACCTGCACGCCGACTCCCCGGCAGGTGCGGCCGCCGGCCGCCGCGCGGGAGACCACGTCCACCGGGTACGCCTACGAGGTGCAGTTCCTCCTCGACGCCGACGCCGAGGCGGTCCGCCGGATGCGCGACGAGTTGGACGCGCTCGGCGACTCCCTGGTGGTGGTCGGTGACGGCAGCCCGACCGGCGGCACCTGGCAGGTGCACGTGCACGTCGACGACATCGGGGCGGCGATCGAGGCGGGCGTGGTGGCCGGCCGCCCGTACCAGATCTCGGTGACCCGCTTCGCCGACCAGCGCGCCCCCGGGGCGGCCCCGGCAGCCGACCGGGGCCCGGCAGCCGACCGGGGCCCGGCAGCCGACTCAAATCGGGCGACCGGGCCGGGACCGGCCTCCGCCGGCCGGGGTGCCGTGGTGGTGGCCACCGGGCCCGGTATCGCCGCGCTGCTCGCCGGTGAGGGGGCGGTGGTGGTGCCCGGCAACCCGTCCACCGGTGAACTGCTCGACGCGGTCCGGGCGACCGGGGCGGTACGGGTCGTGGTGCTGCCCAACGACCCGAACGCGCAGGCGGTGGCGAACCAGGTCGCCGTGGAGGCGTACCGGTCGGGTGTGAAGGTCAGCGTGGTGCCCACCCGGTCGCCGGTGCAGGCGCTCGCCGCGCTCGCCGTCCGTGACCCGGGGCGGCGCTTCGAGGACGACGTGATCGCGATGGCCGAGGCCGCCGGGGCCTGCCGGCACGCGGAGGTGTGCCGGGCCGGGCGGGACGCCCTCACCGTCGCCGGCCCCTGCCGCGCCGGTGACGTACTCGCCCTGGTGGAGGGGGAGGTGCACCTGATCGGCACCGATCTGGTGGAGACCAGCGTCGCCCTGGTCGACCGGATGCTCGGCGGCGGCGGCGAACTGGTCACCCTCCTCGTCGGCGCGGACGCGCCGGACGGGCTGGCCGAGGCGGTGCGTACGCACATCGTCGGCCGGTGGCCCTTCGTGGAGGTGCACACGTATCCGGGCGGACAACCGCACTATCCCCTGCTGGTAGGTGTCGAATGA
- the recG gene encoding ATP-dependent DNA helicase RecG, with product MTSDATTVDTPLTKLVGDKTAKALAGHLDLHTAGDLLYHFPRRYDERGEHTDIRTLDVGEQVTVLAQVQRTAVRPMRQRRGNLLEVTVGDGSGGTLTLTFFGNQAWRERELRPGRWGMFAGKVTEFRGKRQLNGPEYVLLGDQTDGEAAANEQVEEFAGALIPVYPAAAAVPTWVITRCVRVVLDTVEPPEDPLPATVRATRNLIGLGTALREIHRPSSREDLYRARHRLKWDEAFAVQLTLVRRKQRAAASPARARPARQGGLLDAFDARLPYELTGGQRDVGAEIAADLATDHPMHRLLQGEVGSGKTVVALRAMLQVVDAGGQAALLAPTEVLAAQHHRGMLDLLGPLAQAGQLGAAEDATRVELVTGSLGAAARRRALAEVSSGAAGIVLGTHALLYEGVDFADLGLVVVDEQHRFGVEQRDALRAKADQPPHVLVMTATPIPRTVAMTVYGDLEISTLSQLPQGRSPIASHVVPAADKPAFLDRAWRRLREEVAAGHQAYVVCPRIGEADAKSGGDEEPPELDDNGRRPPLAVTEVAPLLAEGPLHGVRIGVLHGRLPADEKDAVMRSFAAGNLDVLVATTVVEVGVNVPNATMMVVLDADRFGVSQLHQLRGRVGRGSAPGLCLLVTEATEGSSARERLDAVASTTDGFKLAELDLEQRREGDVLGATQSGRRSHLRLLSLLRDADLIRDARAEAIEMVEEDPDLARHPALAASVAALVDADRAEYLEKG from the coding sequence ATGACCTCGGACGCGACCACCGTGGACACGCCGCTCACGAAGCTCGTCGGTGACAAGACCGCCAAGGCGCTCGCCGGTCACCTCGACCTGCACACCGCCGGTGACCTGCTCTACCACTTCCCGCGTCGGTACGACGAGCGCGGCGAGCACACCGACATCCGTACGCTCGACGTGGGGGAGCAGGTCACCGTGCTGGCCCAGGTGCAGCGCACCGCGGTGCGCCCGATGCGCCAGCGCCGGGGCAACCTGCTGGAGGTGACCGTCGGCGACGGTTCCGGCGGCACGCTCACCCTCACCTTCTTCGGCAACCAGGCCTGGCGGGAGCGGGAGCTGCGCCCCGGCCGGTGGGGCATGTTCGCCGGCAAGGTCACCGAGTTCCGTGGCAAACGGCAGCTCAACGGACCCGAGTACGTGCTGCTCGGCGACCAGACCGACGGGGAGGCGGCGGCCAACGAGCAGGTGGAGGAGTTCGCCGGTGCGCTGATCCCGGTCTACCCGGCGGCTGCCGCCGTACCGACCTGGGTGATCACCCGCTGCGTACGGGTCGTGCTGGACACGGTCGAGCCGCCGGAGGACCCGCTGCCCGCCACCGTGCGGGCCACCCGCAACCTGATCGGTCTCGGCACCGCCCTGCGTGAGATCCACCGCCCGTCCAGCCGCGAGGACCTGTACCGCGCCCGGCACCGGTTGAAGTGGGACGAGGCGTTCGCCGTGCAGCTGACCCTGGTCCGCCGCAAGCAGCGGGCCGCCGCCTCACCGGCCCGGGCCCGTCCGGCACGGCAGGGCGGGCTGCTCGACGCGTTCGACGCCCGACTGCCGTACGAACTCACCGGCGGCCAGCGCGACGTCGGCGCGGAGATCGCGGCCGACCTGGCCACCGACCACCCGATGCACCGCCTGTTGCAGGGCGAGGTCGGCTCCGGCAAGACGGTGGTGGCGTTGCGGGCCATGCTCCAGGTGGTGGACGCGGGCGGGCAGGCCGCGCTGCTGGCCCCGACCGAGGTGCTCGCCGCCCAGCATCACCGGGGCATGCTCGACCTGCTCGGCCCGCTCGCGCAGGCGGGACAACTCGGTGCCGCCGAGGACGCCACCCGGGTGGAGCTGGTCACCGGCTCGCTCGGCGCGGCGGCCCGGCGGCGGGCACTGGCCGAGGTGTCCAGCGGGGCGGCGGGCATCGTGCTCGGCACCCACGCCCTGCTCTACGAGGGCGTCGACTTCGCCGACCTGGGCCTGGTGGTGGTCGACGAGCAGCACCGGTTCGGTGTCGAGCAGCGGGACGCGTTGCGGGCCAAGGCCGACCAGCCGCCGCACGTACTGGTGATGACCGCCACGCCGATCCCCCGGACAGTGGCCATGACGGTCTACGGCGACCTGGAGATCTCCACGCTGTCCCAGCTCCCGCAGGGCCGTTCGCCGATCGCGTCGCACGTCGTGCCGGCCGCCGACAAGCCCGCCTTTCTCGACCGGGCCTGGCGTCGACTGCGCGAGGAGGTCGCCGCCGGCCACCAGGCGTACGTGGTGTGTCCCCGGATCGGGGAGGCGGATGCGAAGTCCGGCGGCGACGAGGAGCCGCCGGAACTGGACGACAACGGCCGGCGTCCGCCGCTGGCGGTGACCGAGGTCGCCCCGCTGCTTGCCGAGGGACCCCTGCACGGGGTACGCATCGGGGTCCTGCACGGTCGGCTGCCCGCCGACGAGAAGGACGCCGTGATGCGCTCCTTCGCCGCCGGGAACCTGGACGTCCTGGTGGCCACGACCGTCGTCGAGGTCGGGGTGAACGTGCCCAACGCGACGATGATGGTGGTGCTGGACGCCGACCGGTTCGGCGTCTCCCAGCTGCACCAGCTCCGGGGCCGGGTGGGCCGGGGCAGCGCTCCCGGGCTCTGCCTGCTGGTCACCGAGGCCACCGAGGGCAGCAGCGCCCGGGAGCGGTTGGACGCGGTCGCCTCCACCACCGACGGATTCAAGCTCGCCGAGCTCGACCTGGAGCAGCGACGGGAGGGCGACGTGCTGGGCGCCACGCAGTCCGGCCGCCGTTCGCACCTGCGGCTGCTGTCGCTGCTGCGCGACGCGGATCTGATCCGGGACGCGCGGGCGGAGGCGATCGAGATGGTCGAGGAGGACCCCGACCTGGCGCGGCATCCGGCCCTGGCCGCCTCGGTCGCCGCCCTGGTCGACGCCGACCGCGCCGAGTACCTCGAAAAGGGCTGA